In one window of Cytophagaceae bacterium ABcell3 DNA:
- a CDS encoding gluconokinase produces MIIIVMGISGCGKSTIGRLLARRLHLPFYDADDYHPEQNIAKMKNGIPLTDEDRQPWLEQLAALTEQWEKNKGAILACSALKEKYRQLLQKNVVAQWVYLEGDPETIHLRCKDRKGHFMPASLIQSQYDTLEKPAYGIHLDIKLSPEDLVEKVIKELNL; encoded by the coding sequence ATGATAATCATAGTAATGGGTATATCTGGGTGTGGCAAAAGTACCATCGGCAGGTTATTGGCCCGTCGGCTTCACTTGCCTTTTTATGATGCAGACGACTACCATCCTGAACAGAATATAGCAAAAATGAAGAATGGGATACCTTTGACGGATGAAGACCGGCAACCATGGCTAGAGCAACTGGCTGCCCTTACGGAACAATGGGAGAAAAACAAAGGCGCCATACTAGCTTGTTCTGCCCTAAAGGAAAAGTATCGTCAGTTGTTACAAAAAAACGTAGTAGCGCAGTGGGTATATTTAGAGGGAGACCCTGAAACAATACACTTAAGATGTAAAGACCGCAAGGGACATTTTATGCCTGCCAGTCTCATTCAATCACAATATGACACTTTGGAAAAACCTGCATATGGTATACACCTGGACATAAAACTTTCGCCAGAAGACTTGGTTGAAAAAGTGATTAAAGAATTAAACTTATGA
- the gndA gene encoding NADP-dependent phosphogluconate dehydrogenase, whose translation MKKTSAIGIIGMGTMGKSLALNLATKNIAVSIYNRHVAGKEEGIAQKVLEDNPELKVLSGFDNLANFVSSLESPRKILLMIPAGSAVDQQIEALIPHLSPGDLVIDGGNSFYKDSSRRFHMLAEKKINFIGAGISGGEEGARKGPSIMPGGSREGFELISPYLYKLSATDKNGMPCTAWIGPEGAGHFVKMIHNSIEYSEMQAIAEVYYLLNNYLEHTPEEIANTFGQWCKNGASGYLLEITVKILQKREGNTFLLDLILDQAEQKGTGSWSVNTALENGVPYGPLAEAVMARNLSAMKAQRVAASNIYTRQKKVLSSEKQAFSQLLFEAYQFTRVINHAVGFGLIHEVSKKNKWQVDLSEVARIWTNGCIIRSSFMEDLVTIFKESDELLLAPGLVPKVKMWEKSARASVAQGLSNGYPLPVMSAALNYFLGYITADSPANLTQAQRDYFGAHTYRRKDKPLDQYFHTLW comes from the coding sequence ATGAAAAAAACTTCAGCAATTGGCATTATAGGAATGGGCACTATGGGTAAAAGCCTTGCCCTCAATTTAGCCACCAAAAATATTGCTGTTTCTATATATAATAGACATGTAGCAGGTAAAGAAGAAGGTATTGCCCAGAAGGTGCTTGAGGACAACCCAGAGCTTAAAGTACTATCTGGCTTTGACAACCTTGCAAATTTTGTAAGCTCCCTTGAAAGCCCACGAAAAATATTGCTCATGATTCCGGCAGGAAGTGCCGTGGATCAACAGATAGAAGCACTAATCCCCCACCTTTCACCAGGTGATTTGGTTATTGACGGCGGAAATTCATTTTACAAGGACTCTTCAAGAAGGTTCCATATGCTTGCTGAGAAGAAAATTAACTTTATCGGAGCAGGAATCTCTGGTGGCGAAGAAGGTGCCAGGAAAGGCCCCTCCATAATGCCAGGTGGGTCCAGGGAAGGCTTTGAGCTGATAAGTCCATACTTGTACAAGCTATCCGCGACTGACAAAAACGGTATGCCATGCACTGCCTGGATAGGCCCTGAAGGAGCTGGACATTTTGTAAAAATGATCCACAATAGTATAGAGTACAGCGAAATGCAGGCTATAGCAGAGGTTTACTATTTACTTAACAACTATCTTGAACATACGCCTGAAGAAATAGCCAACACTTTTGGTCAATGGTGCAAAAATGGCGCCTCAGGATACTTGCTGGAAATAACGGTAAAGATCCTACAAAAAAGAGAAGGGAACACGTTCTTACTAGACCTTATCTTAGACCAGGCAGAGCAAAAAGGTACCGGTAGCTGGTCTGTAAACACTGCACTGGAAAATGGCGTACCTTACGGACCATTGGCAGAGGCGGTAATGGCAAGAAACTTGTCTGCTATGAAAGCGCAAAGGGTAGCAGCGTCCAACATATATACCCGACAAAAAAAAGTTTTAAGTTCTGAAAAGCAAGCATTCTCCCAACTGTTGTTTGAAGCATATCAATTTACCCGAGTTATTAACCATGCCGTTGGGTTTGGCTTAATCCATGAGGTGTCAAAGAAAAACAAATGGCAGGTAGACTTAAGCGAAGTTGCAAGGATTTGGACCAATGGATGTATTATCCGTTCCTCCTTCATGGAAGACTTAGTAACTATTTTCAAAGAAAGTGATGAACTGTTGCTAGCTCCAGGCTTAGTTCCAAAAGTAAAAATGTGGGAAAAATCTGCCAGAGCGTCTGTAGCACAGGGACTATCCAATGGCTATCCCCTACCGGTAATGTCCGCGGCATTAAACTATTTTCTAGGATACATTACAGCAGACTCACCAGCTAACTTAACTCAAGCGCAAAGGGATTATTTTGGTGCACATACTTACAGACGAAAAGATAAACCTTTAGACCAGTACTTTCATACCCTTTGGTAG
- a CDS encoding type IX secretion system membrane protein PorP/SprF, translated as MSRKALYIVLLFIQQTAFAQDPQFSQYYAAPLLLNPAMAGSGDCIRAGFNARTQWVGLPGGAFNTGSMFVDMNMPDIRSGFGLMALYDQIGTPRMSSSEISLFYSFLAPVNRNLNFRFGLQGTFASRGLDYSRLIFEDQFRGTTIVDPTTNDPARDHTNVNYGDVSAGLLIYGEDTYWLGFSAHHLTRPEQAFFLPESRLPIKYSVHGGYNFIHKNGSYQKDNWVYIIPTFMYKRQAEFDQFDLGVYVIKSYLMAGVWYRGIPFKVDENIPNNDAISMQVGVQYEDFSIIYSYDYTISRLHIRNTWGSHEISLLYKFCMDWPRNKGKKPPKHVRKPSCPDFKRSKKHKWNSKGF; from the coding sequence ATGAGTAGAAAAGCATTATATATCGTCCTGTTGTTTATTCAACAAACTGCCTTTGCTCAAGATCCACAGTTTTCGCAATATTATGCAGCTCCCTTGTTGTTAAACCCTGCCATGGCTGGTTCAGGAGATTGTATTCGTGCTGGCTTCAATGCACGTACACAGTGGGTAGGTTTGCCTGGTGGCGCTTTTAATACCGGCTCTATGTTTGTGGACATGAATATGCCTGATATAAGAAGTGGGTTTGGTTTAATGGCGCTGTATGATCAAATAGGTACACCGCGAATGTCTTCAAGTGAAATTAGCCTTTTTTATAGTTTTCTGGCTCCTGTAAACCGAAACTTGAATTTTCGATTCGGCTTACAAGGGACATTTGCTTCGAGGGGCTTAGATTATAGCAGACTTATTTTTGAAGACCAATTTAGGGGTACGACTATCGTGGACCCAACCACCAATGACCCTGCCAGGGACCATACGAATGTAAACTATGGCGACGTATCTGCTGGATTGTTAATTTATGGAGAAGACACTTATTGGTTAGGTTTTTCTGCACATCACCTAACCAGGCCCGAGCAGGCGTTTTTTTTGCCGGAAAGCAGGTTGCCCATAAAATATTCCGTGCATGGCGGCTATAATTTTATACATAAGAATGGATCATACCAAAAAGATAATTGGGTATATATAATACCCACCTTTATGTACAAGAGACAAGCCGAATTTGATCAATTTGATCTAGGGGTTTATGTCATAAAATCTTACTTGATGGCGGGTGTGTGGTACAGGGGGATTCCTTTTAAGGTCGATGAGAATATCCCTAACAATGATGCCATCTCTATGCAGGTAGGTGTTCAATACGAAGATTTTTCAATAATTTATAGCTACGATTATACCATTTCCCGTTTACATATAAGAAATACCTGGGGTAGTCACGAAATAAGCTTGTTATACAAGTTTTGTATGGATTGGCCACGCAATAAGGGGAAGAAGCCTCCCAAGCATGTGCGAAAACCATCATGTCCAGATTTTAAAAGAAGTAAAAAACATAAATGGAACTCTAAAGGTTTCTAG
- a CDS encoding acetyl-CoA hydrolase/transferase C-terminal domain-containing protein has translation MPKNITAEEAVKVIKSGDRVFVHSVAAAPQILTEAMTARAHELEKVEVVHLHTEGNAPYVQHENADTFRLHSLFVGENVRKATQEGRADYIPVFLSETPGLFRKNVLPLDVALVQISPPDRFGYCSLGTSVDASKAAVEMAKVVIAQVNPKMPRTYGDALMHVRNFDILVDHECPLHEVPPAPPTDIEKQIGYHVASLIEDGATLQMGIGAIPNAVLSHLDNHKNLGIHTEMFSDGLIPLVEKGVVTGSEKTVYPNRIVSTFVMGTNKTYDFINENPQVLMMEVNFVNDVSIIRKNHKMTAINSAIEIDITGQVCSDSIGTKHYSGVGGQIDFIRGASYVDGGKPIIAMPSVTSKGVSKIVPYLKQGAGVVTTRANVHYIVTEYGVVDLYGKSLRQRAELLISIAHPDHREALEKAVFERFGKL, from the coding sequence ATGCCTAAGAATATTACAGCGGAGGAAGCCGTAAAAGTAATTAAATCTGGAGACCGGGTATTTGTTCATAGTGTTGCTGCAGCACCACAAATCTTGACAGAGGCCATGACAGCACGGGCGCATGAGTTGGAAAAAGTGGAGGTTGTGCATTTACATACAGAAGGGAATGCACCTTATGTTCAACATGAAAATGCCGATACTTTTAGGCTTCATTCATTATTTGTGGGGGAAAATGTTCGTAAAGCTACCCAAGAGGGTCGTGCAGACTATATTCCTGTCTTTCTTTCTGAGACACCTGGCCTTTTTAGGAAAAACGTACTTCCTTTAGATGTTGCACTTGTACAAATATCCCCGCCTGACAGATTTGGTTACTGTTCATTGGGTACTTCTGTTGATGCCAGTAAGGCAGCAGTAGAAATGGCAAAAGTTGTTATAGCCCAAGTAAACCCTAAAATGCCACGTACCTATGGCGATGCATTGATGCATGTTAGGAACTTTGATATTTTAGTTGATCATGAGTGCCCGCTTCACGAGGTGCCTCCTGCACCGCCTACCGATATAGAAAAACAGATTGGTTATCATGTAGCTTCACTCATTGAGGATGGTGCTACCTTGCAAATGGGAATTGGTGCTATTCCTAATGCTGTCCTTAGCCATTTGGATAACCATAAAAACTTGGGTATTCATACAGAAATGTTTTCTGATGGATTAATTCCTCTTGTGGAGAAAGGTGTGGTTACTGGTTCTGAAAAAACGGTTTACCCAAATAGAATTGTCAGCACTTTTGTCATGGGTACCAACAAAACCTATGACTTTATTAATGAAAACCCTCAGGTGTTAATGATGGAAGTGAACTTTGTTAATGACGTGTCCATCATTAGGAAAAACCATAAAATGACAGCTATCAATAGCGCCATTGAAATAGATATTACTGGCCAGGTGTGTTCTGACTCTATAGGTACCAAACATTATTCAGGGGTTGGGGGGCAAATAGACTTTATTCGTGGTGCATCGTATGTTGACGGAGGTAAACCTATTATTGCTATGCCATCTGTTACCTCTAAGGGCGTAAGTAAAATTGTACCTTATCTGAAACAAGGGGCAGGTGTAGTTACTACACGGGCTAATGTACACTATATAGTTACGGAATACGGAGTTGTAGATTTATATGGAAAGTCGTTAAGACAACGTGCCGAGTTACTTATCAGTATTGCACACCCTGACCATAGAGAAGCCTTGGAGAAAGCTGTTTTTGAACGTTTTGGAAAACTTTAA
- a CDS encoding gluconate:H+ symporter, with protein sequence MDYSLLFAVLTGITLLLILILYFKLQAFLSLLISSIAVGLLAGIPGPQIISSMQEGMAGTLGFIAIVVGLGALFGGILENSGGVHSLANYLINKSGQEKTPLVLMVTGFLISIPVFFDVAFVILAPVVYALQRKTGKPLLYFGVPLLAGLAVTHAFIPPTPGPVAVADILQADLGLVIISGLIAGIPAALLAGPLFGKFIAKRIKNIAPPTTSTSVDTATLPSPKQITVIIGLPIFLILTNTVVNTFQDSLQLSSLALNTLTTVGHPFIALLLANLAAWYFLGIKRGQSRKQLLQLSNRSLEPAGIIILITGAGGVFKQMLTDTGAGKMLAMTLADQGLSIMFFAFLSAAVIRILQGSSTVAMITAAGLTASLLEGTIYSDMQKALLVIAIASGASIMSHVNDSGFWLVSKYYGLNEKQTLQSWTIMTTIIAFTGFTTVFIISLIIQ encoded by the coding sequence ATGGATTACTCCTTACTTTTCGCAGTTCTTACAGGCATTACACTGTTACTCATACTTATCCTGTACTTTAAGTTACAGGCTTTTCTTTCCCTATTAATATCTAGCATAGCAGTTGGCTTATTAGCAGGCATTCCTGGCCCTCAAATCATATCCAGTATGCAAGAAGGTATGGCAGGAACCTTGGGGTTTATAGCCATAGTCGTAGGTCTAGGAGCTTTATTTGGAGGCATTTTAGAAAATTCTGGAGGAGTGCATTCGTTAGCAAACTATTTAATAAACAAGTCTGGTCAAGAAAAAACACCCTTAGTCTTAATGGTAACGGGTTTTCTTATCAGTATTCCAGTATTTTTTGATGTGGCCTTTGTGATTTTAGCCCCTGTGGTGTACGCTCTTCAAAGAAAAACAGGCAAACCCTTACTTTACTTTGGTGTACCCTTACTAGCAGGTCTGGCTGTTACACATGCTTTTATTCCCCCTACACCGGGACCAGTTGCCGTTGCAGACATACTTCAGGCCGACCTAGGTTTGGTAATTATTTCAGGACTTATAGCAGGCATTCCCGCTGCTTTATTAGCAGGCCCGTTGTTTGGAAAGTTTATTGCAAAGAGAATTAAAAACATAGCCCCTCCAACTACATCAACAAGCGTAGACACAGCTACCCTTCCCTCTCCCAAACAGATAACAGTTATTATTGGTCTCCCCATTTTTTTAATCCTTACCAACACCGTAGTAAATACTTTTCAGGACTCTTTACAACTGAGTTCCCTAGCTCTAAACACCCTAACGACTGTAGGACACCCGTTCATAGCACTGCTTTTAGCTAATCTTGCAGCCTGGTATTTTTTAGGAATAAAAAGAGGACAATCCAGAAAACAACTATTACAATTAAGCAACAGGTCTCTTGAACCTGCCGGTATAATAATCCTGATAACTGGTGCAGGAGGTGTGTTCAAACAAATGTTAACAGATACTGGGGCAGGAAAAATGTTAGCTATGACATTGGCTGACCAAGGTTTGTCAATCATGTTTTTTGCCTTCCTCTCTGCCGCTGTCATCAGGATATTACAAGGGTCATCTACAGTGGCCATGATAACGGCTGCCGGATTAACTGCTTCATTGCTGGAAGGTACCATCTATTCTGATATGCAAAAAGCACTATTGGTTATTGCTATAGCTTCAGGAGCTTCCATAATGTCACATGTGAATGATAGTGGCTTTTGGTTGGTAAGCAAGTATTATGGACTCAACGAAAAGCAGACTTTGCAAAGCTGGACAATTATGACAACCATTATCGCTTTTACTGGTTTTACAACAGTATTTATCATTTCTTTAATAATTCAATAA
- a CDS encoding nucleoside deaminase: MDVFMKAAIEQAKKSLNEGGIPIGSVLVKNNEIISKGHNKRVQENNPILHGEMDCLNNAGRIGSYKDTVIYSTLMPCYMCAGTIVQFKIPKVIVGESQTFSGARAFMESHGVEVVDLNLPECIDMMQKFIENKPALWNEDIMED; this comes from the coding sequence ATGGATGTATTTATGAAAGCGGCCATTGAGCAGGCCAAAAAAAGCCTTAACGAAGGCGGTATCCCTATTGGGTCTGTATTGGTCAAAAACAATGAAATTATATCAAAGGGACATAATAAGCGGGTACAGGAAAACAACCCGATTTTACATGGTGAAATGGACTGCTTGAATAATGCTGGACGTATAGGCAGTTATAAAGACACAGTCATTTACTCTACCTTAATGCCATGCTATATGTGCGCCGGAACCATAGTCCAGTTTAAAATACCCAAAGTTATAGTAGGTGAGTCACAAACATTTTCCGGTGCCAGGGCGTTTATGGAATCTCATGGTGTGGAGGTAGTAGATTTAAACCTTCCAGAATGTATAGACATGATGCAAAAGTTTATAGAAAATAAACCTGCACTATGGAATGAAGACATTATGGAAGATTAG
- a CDS encoding ATP-binding protein yields the protein MSVNKNPFFLTGYHGPNFFCDRKQETERLTSNLLNGVNSTLLSIRRMGKTGLIHHCFHLLNKNSKVKPVYIDIYSTQNFKEFTNTVAAAVVQAFPESNPIGKKLMKLIKSFRPIISFDPLTGLPEINLEFSRSGDYEQSLTGILSFLEQQKIEVLIAFDEFQQIATYPERNIEAFLRTLIQPLKNVHFIFSGSNKHLLSEMFNDSKRPFFSSTQAVYLEPIPHQEYFAYILEKFKQNKRKIDDDSINFILDFSKLHTYYTQVICNRLFACGESKINLETTKLKCSEILKEQEYIFYQYRSLLTNIQWNLLKAIAKTDKVYHPTSSDFLKIFKVGTATNVQRALEALLNKEMIYKDMDGQGQYYRVYDCFLSRWLEQQN from the coding sequence ATGAGTGTAAATAAAAATCCATTTTTTCTAACCGGCTACCATGGCCCAAACTTCTTCTGTGACCGAAAGCAAGAGACAGAAAGGTTAACTTCAAACTTGCTCAATGGAGTGAATTCTACCCTGTTGTCAATAAGGCGAATGGGAAAGACAGGATTGATACACCATTGTTTTCACCTCTTAAACAAAAATTCAAAAGTAAAACCTGTTTACATAGATATTTACTCTACTCAAAACTTTAAAGAATTTACCAATACAGTAGCAGCAGCAGTAGTTCAAGCTTTTCCTGAGTCAAATCCTATAGGGAAGAAATTGATGAAATTAATAAAAAGTTTTCGCCCTATTATAAGTTTTGACCCTCTCACAGGCCTACCGGAAATAAACTTAGAGTTTTCCCGGTCAGGAGACTATGAACAATCTTTAACAGGTATATTAAGTTTTTTAGAACAGCAAAAAATAGAGGTTCTTATTGCTTTTGATGAATTTCAGCAAATTGCAACTTATCCAGAGCGCAATATTGAAGCTTTTCTTAGAACATTGATCCAACCCTTAAAAAATGTCCACTTTATCTTTAGCGGCAGCAACAAACACCTTCTGTCTGAAATGTTCAATGACAGTAAAAGGCCTTTTTTCTCTAGCACACAAGCTGTTTATCTTGAACCTATTCCCCATCAAGAATACTTTGCTTACATACTGGAAAAGTTCAAGCAAAATAAAAGAAAAATAGACGACGATTCAATCAATTTCATATTGGACTTTTCCAAACTACATACATATTATACCCAAGTTATCTGTAACCGTTTGTTTGCATGTGGAGAAAGCAAAATTAATTTGGAAACAACCAAGCTAAAATGCAGTGAAATACTCAAAGAGCAAGAGTATATATTCTACCAATACCGCAGCCTTTTGACCAACATTCAATGGAACTTGTTAAAAGCAATAGCAAAAACAGATAAAGTATACCATCCGACTTCAAGTGATTTTTTAAAGATATTCAAGGTAGGCACAGCCACTAATGTACAAAGGGCATTAGAAGCGCTTTTAAATAAAGAAATGATATACAAAGATATGGATGGACAAGGTCAATATTACAGAGTATATGACTGTTTTTTATCCAGGTGGTTGGAACAACAAAACTAA
- a CDS encoding gliding motility-associated C-terminal domain-containing protein — protein MVKNLLLLLLCPCLLLAEGTKELRPNESHHGNLVLYNQGGFTEFGMYDAPVENRIKIRIGSLDEKIYIGLNNKQGLHIPLDDGPFVPNVPFRIRTPSDVTIYESVIPAPGEEGHVATYEQAVAGPVELGNPDGFDAIMLDNLPETGDYYIEFNPDPMLVNGEWMIRLNIHLFDITVADANNNPIPGRLHSQAWQITTERFDNGFWGKMYPYDGGSAVYEVDFNGMEPFVFVVVLNSVGTDYTGDFLEDRKSKIGNYMLPEFEVFLNPPDESLYPVNPVFAEMSAEVKRVECTTTEYCMEFTTSTGGYISGFIDFNNNGVYDAGIGEVYFGEHYPDGGQNCIEWDGNDSFGNPVDDGQYRVIASFGFGITHKPLYDVEHNRNGYKVNIIRPENSEPPLLFWDDEYIVDGNTLGDPLVNLSGCLSVETGCHRWEYRGAIDDESAYYRQETINTWWYSDLVLDTVLFNVEDCYDCGIEFPNAFSPNGDGINDDIGILGYAPKVELKIFNRWGEVIFRTFEIEKRWDGIYRGVEAPVGVYPFILDWECPDENGNMVKHQRVGDVTLVR, from the coding sequence ATGGTCAAAAACTTACTTCTTTTGTTGTTATGTCCATGTCTTTTGTTGGCAGAAGGAACAAAAGAACTTCGTCCTAATGAATCGCATCATGGAAACCTTGTGTTGTACAACCAAGGCGGGTTTACCGAGTTTGGTATGTATGATGCCCCAGTGGAAAATCGTATTAAAATCAGGATAGGGTCTTTAGATGAGAAAATCTACATTGGCCTTAATAACAAACAGGGGCTTCATATACCACTAGACGATGGCCCTTTTGTTCCCAATGTTCCTTTCCGGATAAGGACTCCATCTGATGTTACTATTTATGAAAGTGTCATACCTGCACCAGGCGAGGAAGGGCATGTGGCTACTTATGAACAGGCGGTGGCTGGTCCTGTCGAACTAGGAAATCCAGACGGTTTCGATGCCATTATGCTTGATAACTTGCCGGAAACCGGCGATTATTATATAGAATTCAACCCTGACCCTATGCTGGTAAACGGGGAGTGGATGATACGTTTAAATATTCACCTTTTTGATATTACTGTGGCTGATGCAAACAACAATCCTATCCCTGGTAGGCTGCACAGTCAGGCTTGGCAAATAACCACTGAACGTTTTGATAATGGCTTTTGGGGCAAAATGTACCCTTATGATGGGGGGAGTGCTGTATATGAAGTAGACTTTAATGGCATGGAGCCTTTTGTTTTTGTGGTAGTACTTAACTCTGTAGGGACAGATTATACTGGCGACTTTTTGGAGGACAGGAAAAGTAAAATTGGAAACTATATGCTTCCTGAGTTTGAGGTGTTTCTTAATCCTCCTGACGAGTCTTTATACCCTGTCAATCCGGTTTTTGCAGAAATGAGTGCAGAGGTTAAGCGAGTGGAGTGTACTACTACGGAATATTGTATGGAATTTACCACCAGCACGGGAGGGTACATATCCGGGTTTATTGACTTTAATAATAATGGTGTGTATGATGCCGGTATTGGTGAGGTATATTTTGGAGAGCATTATCCTGATGGTGGACAAAATTGCATTGAGTGGGATGGAAATGATAGTTTTGGAAACCCAGTGGATGATGGTCAATACCGGGTAATTGCTTCTTTTGGATTTGGAATTACCCATAAGCCATTATATGATGTAGAGCACAACCGGAACGGGTATAAAGTTAACATTATTAGGCCTGAAAATAGTGAACCTCCTTTGCTTTTTTGGGATGATGAATATATTGTAGATGGGAATACTTTAGGAGATCCATTGGTCAACTTAAGTGGATGCCTCTCTGTTGAAACGGGCTGTCACCGCTGGGAATACAGAGGTGCTATAGATGATGAAAGTGCGTACTATAGACAGGAAACCATTAATACGTGGTGGTACAGTGACTTGGTGTTGGACACTGTATTGTTTAATGTAGAGGACTGTTATGATTGCGGTATTGAGTTTCCCAATGCTTTTTCCCCTAATGGCGACGGTATTAATGACGATATAGGAATACTAGGGTATGCCCCGAAGGTTGAACTGAAGATATTTAACCGGTGGGGCGAAGTTATTTTTAGGACTTTCGAAATAGAAAAAAGGTGGGACGGCATCTATCGGGGTGTTGAAGCGCCTGTGGGAGTTTATCCCTTTATATTGGACTGGGAGTGCCCTGATGAGAACGGAAATATGGTAAAACATCAGCGGGTAGGCGATGTAACTTTGGTACGATGA